One Kryptolebias marmoratus isolate JLee-2015 linkage group LG21, ASM164957v2, whole genome shotgun sequence DNA segment encodes these proteins:
- the emilin2b gene encoding EMILIN-2, giving the protein MNPGLQLLRFLITCPLIGGTPFHYNVFQGSAYSAAETRQRSKNWCAYVVHKNVSCAVVGGTENFAQPEFLPCPPELPNCAQQVIYRTHFRPTYKIAYKTVTELEWRCCPGYQGQDCMEVKDMRQIQEERLPHAPSASGYFPNPQASSHRTEDQRNYPFGGEWQVGGHTGDRAQVGQRGPESDQHLEQEVQRLSQMVLDMQARMTDMASNLRLDFQEDASKMLVSLLDDFKQPASARGAGTQTIQVQDFSLNHDTAQMDDVMNKVNQVMDELESKSNTLDDLLGRVNYHDGQIRLLMEGARTPPHTTPPALPTRDTDLQAYLDSKVSALREELMEGMEIKMADLKSSCDYKILSVQERCEGQETYYSDLAGLMDSKESELRNEIQDLRAKVANLGQVDSGGSDSVLARLESLETHLNSSSRTLTAQSLSVEESLRNEQEKAIEDLKKNLEDKLASMEDKWANLLVERSSTFPSDGTKTSAGALQNDDRSLKDCVQRANGTDHLGSQDCRANLTALENRIVNMETLCGKLEPISSSLLRIKEGLNEHVTGLWTCVNQLNSTVGAQAEDIEELKGTCQTVQDRVSNVDRDVAVLTNGSPGKEGELGEVGPPLVSGGTFGVLAGPRDHSLPQLHVMETGEAGPPGKMTSSMLPEGAVNSMMTVQGFAGAPASPVKSKDSLKTGIPLIPDGGVPLRPPPQKPAPASGEKASFSAGLTLPPFQGEVGTIRFNKVLVNDGGHYDPQTGIFTAPTDGRYLVTAVLVAHRGEKVEAVLSVSDRSIQKLDSAGFLPEIKPPTPPRQECGCSGSTSLSLVVSMRRGDQAGILLTAGKLAISDSPQFLSSFSVVLLYANPTQR; this is encoded by the exons ATGAATCCCGGACTGCAGCTCCTCCGCTTCTTGATAACTTGTCCTCTCATCGGCGGCACACCTTTCCACTACAACGTGTTCCAGGGAAGCGCGTATTCTGCCGCCGAAACGCGTCAAAGGAGCAA aaactggTGCGCGTACGTGGTGCACAAGAACGTGAGCTGCGCCGTCGTGGGAGGGACAGAGAACTTTGCGCAGCCGGAGTTCCTGCCGTGTCCGCCGGAGCTGCCAAACTGCGCGCAACAAGTGAT ATATCGGACACATTTCAGGCCCACGTACAAGATTGCGTACAAGACTGTAACAGAATTGGAGTGGAGGTGCTGCCCGGGCTACCAGGGCCAGGACTGCATGGAGGTGAAAGACATGAGGCAAATCCAAGAAGAGCGTTTACCCCATGCCCCCTCTGCCTCAGGGTATTTTCCAAATCCACAAG CTTCTAGTCACAGGACAGAAGACCAGAGAAACTATCCATTTGGAGGGGAGTGGCAGGTTGGAGGTCATACGGGCGACAGGGCACAAGTGGGTCAAAGAGGGCCTGAAAGTGATCAACACCTGGAGCAGGAGGTGCAGCGGCTGTCCCAGATGGTCCTCGACATGCAAGCCAGAATGACAGACATGGCCTCCAATCTGAGGCTGGATTTCCAGGAAGACGCCAGTAAAATGCTGGTGTCTCTGCTGGATGATTTCAAACAGCCCGCCAGTGCACGTGGTGCCGGGACCCAAACCATTCAGGTGCAGGACTTCTCCTTGAACCACGACACCGCGCAGATGGATGACGTCATGAACAAGGTGAACCAGGTTATGGACGAACTGGAGTCCAAGAGCAACACCTTGGATGACCTGCTGGGTCGAGTGAACTACCACGATGGGCAAATTCGTTTGTTGATGGAAGGTGCTCGGACCCCTCCGCACACAACCCCTCCTGCCCTCCCAACCAGGGACACGGACCTGCAAGCCTACTTGGACAGTAAGGTCAGCGCTCTGAGAGAAGAGCTGATGGAAGGCATGGAAATCAAGATGGCAGACCTAAAGAGCTCTTGTGATTATAAAATCCTTTCAGTTCAAGAACGGTGTGAAGGACAGGAGACATACTACTCTGACCTGGCTGGGCTCATGGACTCAAAAGAAAGTGAACTCCGCAATGAGATCCAGGATCTTAGGGCCAAAGTGGCTAATCTGGGGCAGGTAGACTCTGGAGGATCGGACTCTGTTCTGGCACGTCTGGAGAGCCTTGAAACCCATTTGAACTCATCGAGTAGGACTCTGACGGCTCAGTCCCTCTCTGTAGAGGAGAGCCTTCGGAACGAGCAGGAGAAGGCTATCGAAGACCTGAAGAAGAATTTGGAGGACAAGCTGGCCTCCATGGAAGACAAATGGGCAAACCTGTTGGTAGAGAGAAGCAGCACCTTTCCATCTGATGGTACAAAGACGAGTGCAGGGGCTCTGCAGAATGATGACAGGTCTCTAAAGGATTGTGTTCAAAGAGCCAATGGCACGGACCATTTAGGCTCACAAGATTGCAGAGCTAATTTGACTGCTCTGGAAAACCGAATCGTTAACATGGAGACTTTGTGCGGCAAGCTGGAGCCCATCTCCAGCAGCCTCCTGAGGATCAAAGAGGGGCTGAACGAGCACGTCACCGGGCTGTGGACTTGTGTAAACCAGCTGAACAGCACAGTCGGGGCTCAGGCTGAAGATATTGAAGAATTGAAGGGAACGTGTCAGACCGTCCAGGACCGTGTCTCTAACGTGGACAGAGACGTGGCGGTCTTGACGAACGGCTCTCCTGGGAAGGAAG GTGAACTGGGGGAGGTGGGACCTCCTCTGGTATCAGGGGGGACTTTTGGAGTGTTAGCTGGCCCCAGGGACCACTCCCTCCCACAGCTGCATGTAATGGAGACGGGAGAGGCAGGCCCCCCAGGTAAAATGACCTCCTCTATGTTGCCAGAGGGGGCAGTCAACAGCATGATGACTGTTCAGGGTTTTGCTGGAGCTCCAG CCTCTCCTGTTAAATCCAAGGACTCCTTAAAGACCGGCATTCCTCTGATCCCAG ACGGGGGTGTGCCTCTGAGACCGCCACCTCAGAAACCAGCCCCAGCTTCAG GTGAGAAGGCTTCGTTCTCGGCTGGTTTAACTCTCCCGCCGTTTCAAGGAGAAGTCGGCACCATTCGATTCAACAAGGTGCTCGTTAACGATGGCGGACATTACGACCCTCAAACAG GTATCTTCACTGCTCCCACAGATGGTCGCTACCTGGTGACAGCTGTGCTCGTAGCCCACAGAGGTGAAAAGGTGGAGGCCGTGCTGTCGGTGTCCGATCGCAGCATCCAGAAGCTGGACTCGGCAGGTTTCCTGCCCGAAATCAAACCGCCGACGCCGCCACGTCAGGAGTGTGGCTGCAGCGGATCGACCTCGCTCAGTCTGGTCGTTTCAATGAGGCGAGGAGACCAAGCAGGAATCCTCCTGACCGCTGGAAAACTCGCCATTTCAGACTCCCCGCAGTTCCTGTCATCTTTTAGTGTCGTGCTTCTGTACGCCAACCCAACGCAGCGGTAG